AATTCTCCGTTAAAGAGTTTAGTGATTGTCTCTGCAAAAGAAACTACATCCGCGGCTTTATACACGTGTTCGCCTGAAATATATTCAGAATAAATCGGGATATCCCGCAATAAAATATTTTGTTGCATCGCCATTGCTTCTAACAGTACAATTCCTTCCGTTTCTTCGTAGGTCGGGAAAAGAAATAAGTCAACTCCTGCATAAGCATTACGCAATTCCTCTGCCGGGATATAGCCCGCGAATTGCAGGTTCGGCAAATCTACTTTTACCGCTTCTTGAATTTCACTCGGAATTTCGACCATACTCGTGTAGCCGAACCAGATGAATTTATATTCTGGTAAGCGTTTCGCCAACTCAACAAAATCCAAAATTCCTTTACGTTTAATATAGTGACCCACTGCCATCACGATCTTATCTTGCTCGTTATAGCCGTAAGCCTCCCGAAACTGTTTGCGCATGGCGTCGGTCGCAGCATAATACTGAAGGTCAATACCATTTGAAATCGGATAGATGGGCGTAGTAACGCCTGACTCTTCTAAAAGCGCCTTCGCATAAGCAGTTGGGGTGACTACGACATCTCCCAAGTTATAACTTCTAACAATCCATTTTTCAAAATGAGGTGCCAAAACGTTCGAAAACCGAAAGGAATTGCGGAAATCCTGCTTAGTAGAGTGAGCATGATACACAACTGGGATTCCTTTACGTTTCATTTTTTTGGCAAAAAGGACTGATTTAGGAAAATAAGTATTCATATGGACGATATCGTATGTATCAGCGGGATTGGTCGTATATATAACACCAGCAGATGCGAGCGCGGTTTTTTGGTGTTCAACTGCCTTACCCAGACCAGAATGTTTGATGAAGCGTAAGTCACCTGAATATAATAATACTTTCATTCTAATCCTCCTTTTTACTTTAACCGCGGATTAATTGTAGAATTCGTGCAATGACAATGACATAGTAGAGTGCGAATCCGATGACAAAGCCCATTTTCATAATAATCGAAAAAACTTTCCCGGCCATAAACTGCTTGGGTGATTTTTCAAAATACAAAGTTATTCCTAATCCAATCAAGAAGATACCAAATAAATAGTGTGGGAGTAAACTAAAAGCCAACCAACGACCGCTCAATATATGAATCCCCACTAATAAAATAGGTAACACGGTATCCGTTACCGAGAACTTAAATTTATTTCGATACATTAAATAAGAGCGGAAAAATAAATGCACAATAATAATTTGTAAAATTGGAAAGACATATAAAAATATTTCTAGAATATCAAAGTTATTCACGTGTTCTACTTCCTTTCCGACTAGCCTCATTTATTTTACAACGAACGACCTTCGCTTTGCACCTTCTAAAGTCTGATTTTTGAAAATGATGGTGTAGGGAATCGGAAAGTGCTAACTCAGATGCAAAATCCCGTTTGAGTTAGCACTTTTCGTCCTGCCTCATCTCTCATTCAATGATAAAAAAAAGCCGGCAGACATAATGTCCCCCGGTTCATTTTTATCATATTAAGCTGATTAAGCTTCTGATGAAATAACTTCTTTGCCGTCGTATTGACCGCATGAAGCACACACGTGGTGGCTTTTCTTGAATTCACCACAATTTGGGCAAGCTGTCATACCAGGTACTTCCAATTTGAAGTGCGTACGTCTTTTCGCCTTGCGTGCTTTAGATGTTCTTCTTTTAGGTACTGCCATTTCCTTACACCTCCCTGTATTGTTCGTCGAGTTATCGACAATCAAGCATCAATCTAAGTTTTCTTCGTCTTGAAGAAGAGCTTTCAGACCTGCAAAACGCGGATCAATTTGTTCTTCTTTTTCCTTCGCTCTTTGTTTCTCGAGGTCATCTTCCGTTACAACACTCCAATTACTTCCTTGAGGCATGTCACTTGATTGGCGCTCTTCTTCGCTCAAAATTTGAGTTGGAATATTAAGCAAGATATTATCTTCGATAGCTGGCACTAAGTCCACCCAACCGTCCTCAATAGGAATAATGACATCTTCCGGATCGTTAGACCCTTCAAAATTCATTTCATCCTCAACATACGTTTCAAAGATTGGAATATTAAACGTTACTTCCACAGGCTCCAAAGAACGAGACGAAGGCAGGGTGACCGTGTAATCGATCTGGAAATTGGCAAGTACTGAACGATTTTCATATAATAGAAAACCAGTTGCTTTGATATCTGAAACTGCCAGGATTTCTTTATCCCTATCCATCAATGCTGTTTCCCGGTTAATTGTTTCAGTGAAATAAACCGGTTCACCACGATGTTCTTGGATTTCTTTTAAGGTCCACTTCATTTCCTTCACCCCTAAAATAACAAATTGAATTATACTAGTGAAAAAATTGTTTGTCAATGTATTTTCCTTTACAACCTCACGAAAAGTTTGGCAGCCTAAGGAATAATAATTGGCGAACGCCTGAAATTCTGTTCTTCACCATGACCAAATGTATAAATGGCGTCGCTTCGAATCTCAATAGCTAATTTTCCCGCTGTAAATTTGTTCATATTTGTGACGAAAGTTGTTTCGTCATTTTTTATTTGCTTCAAGTAGGCTCTGCCTTTTGCAGTAAAACCCAGTATGCGAACAGGTTGGTTTTCCTTAAAATACATCACTGCCTCTTCACGCGTGATTCCCAGTAAAATATAGACGCATAAGCGTTGTAACCTTACCCAGGACCAGCGTTTACTTTTTACCGACTCAATAAAAGTGGTAAAAGTTTCCGCCTCCAAGATATTTTTCTTCAAACGAAATTCGATTCCTTCTTCCATTTGATAAATTTCTCTTAATTGATCCGGCGTTTTCAAAACAATTTGGTATTTTAAGTACGGCCACCATGTGT
This genomic interval from Jeotgalibaca porci contains the following:
- a CDS encoding glycosyltransferase; protein product: MKVLLYSGDLRFIKHSGLGKAVEHQKTALASAGVIYTTNPADTYDIVHMNTYFPKSVLFAKKMKRKGIPVVYHAHSTKQDFRNSFRFSNVLAPHFEKWIVRSYNLGDVVVTPTAYAKALLEESGVTTPIYPISNGIDLQYYAATDAMRKQFREAYGYNEQDKIVMAVGHYIKRKGILDFVELAKRLPEYKFIWFGYTSMVEIPSEIQEAVKVDLPNLQFAGYIPAEELRNAYAGVDLFLFPTYEETEGIVLLEAMAMQQNILLRDIPIYSEYISGEHVYKAADVVSFAETITKLFNGELPTLVFNAYEEVKKRDINQVGEQLRALYAQTLSRYHDVMGDGPTP
- a CDS encoding DUF3397 family protein — protein: MNNFDILEIFLYVFPILQIIIVHLFFRSYLMYRNKFKFSVTDTVLPILLVGIHILSGRWLAFSLLPHYLFGIFLIGLGITLYFEKSPKQFMAGKVFSIIMKMGFVIGFALYYVIVIARILQLIRG
- the rpmF gene encoding 50S ribosomal protein L32, coding for MAVPKRRTSKARKAKRRTHFKLEVPGMTACPNCGEFKKSHHVCASCGQYDGKEVISSEA
- a CDS encoding YceD family protein produces the protein MKWTLKEIQEHRGEPVYFTETINRETALMDRDKEILAVSDIKATGFLLYENRSVLANFQIDYTVTLPSSRSLEPVEVTFNIPIFETYVEDEMNFEGSNDPEDVIIPIEDGWVDLVPAIEDNILLNIPTQILSEEERQSSDMPQGSNWSVVTEDDLEKQRAKEKEEQIDPRFAGLKALLQDEENLD